A section of the Amycolatopsis sp. AA4 genome encodes:
- a CDS encoding response regulator transcription factor yields MRILVVDDDRAVRESLRRSLEFNGYTVELASDGAQALETILANRPDAMVLDVMMPRLDGLEVARRLRSTGDDLPILVLTARDTVSDRVSGLDAGADDYLPKPFALEELLARLRALLRRAAPDAQQGETSEVLSFADLTLDPGTREVRRGGREISLTRTEFALLELFLSYPKHVLTRGRILEEVWGYDFPTSGNALEVYVGYLRRKTEAEGEPRLIHTVRGVGYVLRETPP; encoded by the coding sequence ATGCGCATCCTCGTAGTGGACGACGACCGTGCCGTCCGTGAATCGCTCAGGCGGTCTTTGGAGTTCAACGGCTACACCGTGGAGCTCGCGAGCGATGGTGCGCAGGCATTGGAGACGATCCTCGCCAACCGTCCGGACGCGATGGTTCTCGACGTGATGATGCCGCGCCTCGACGGGCTCGAAGTGGCCCGCCGGCTCCGCAGCACCGGCGACGACCTGCCGATTCTCGTGCTGACCGCCCGCGACACCGTCTCCGACCGGGTCTCCGGCCTCGACGCCGGCGCCGACGACTATCTGCCCAAGCCGTTCGCCCTGGAGGAGCTGCTCGCCCGGTTGCGCGCCCTGCTGCGCCGCGCCGCGCCGGACGCTCAGCAGGGCGAGACGTCCGAGGTGCTGTCGTTCGCCGACCTCACACTTGACCCGGGCACTCGCGAAGTCCGCCGCGGCGGCCGCGAGATCAGTCTCACCCGCACCGAGTTCGCGCTGCTCGAGCTGTTCCTCTCGTACCCCAAGCACGTGCTGACCCGCGGAAGGATCCTGGAGGAAGTATGGGGTTACGACTTCCCGACGTCGGGCAACGCGCTGGAGGTCTACGTCGGCTATTTGCGCCGCAAGACGGAGGCGGAGGGCGAACCGAGGCTGATCCACACGGTGCGGGGAGTGGGGTACGTCCTGCGCGAGACCCCGCCGTGA
- a CDS encoding response regulator transcription factor → MIKLMFADDEELVRSGLRAMMSGASDIEIVGEASDGRSAVEVARRYHPDVALLDIKMRAPDDGIRALRAILALPDPPTVAMLTTFDIDEYVSLALRLGANGFLLKDIDPAALLRAVRDLAKGGAVLDPGVAVRMVQSHRDEQRAAQPARKLLASLSEREREVVALIGQGLSNAEIGGRLHLSEATVKGYVSAVLSKIGAANRVQAALLAYRGGLLDQ, encoded by the coding sequence TTGATCAAGCTCATGTTCGCCGACGACGAGGAACTAGTTCGGTCGGGGCTGCGCGCCATGATGTCCGGGGCGTCGGACATCGAGATCGTGGGCGAGGCGAGCGACGGCAGATCGGCGGTCGAGGTCGCCCGTCGCTATCACCCCGACGTCGCGCTGCTCGACATCAAGATGCGCGCCCCTGACGACGGCATTCGCGCGCTTCGGGCCATTCTCGCGCTTCCCGACCCGCCCACCGTCGCCATGCTCACCACCTTCGACATCGACGAGTACGTCAGCCTCGCGCTGCGGCTCGGCGCCAACGGATTCCTGCTGAAGGACATCGACCCGGCGGCGCTGCTGCGGGCGGTGCGCGACCTGGCCAAGGGCGGTGCCGTCCTCGACCCGGGCGTGGCGGTGCGCATGGTGCAGAGCCATCGCGACGAGCAGCGGGCCGCGCAGCCGGCGCGCAAGCTTCTGGCCTCGCTGTCCGAACGCGAACGCGAGGTCGTCGCGCTGATCGGGCAAGGCCTGTCGAACGCCGAGATCGGCGGGCGGCTGCACCTGTCCGAGGCGACCGTCAAGGGATACGTCTCCGCGGTGCTGTCGAAGATCGGCGCGGCCAACCGGGTGCAGGCCGCGCTCTTGGCCTACCGCGGCGGGCTTCTCGACCAGTAG
- a CDS encoding trimeric intracellular cation channel family protein, translated as MLLTALEFLGLVAFAASGALAAVRARLDVFGVVVVGLTTALGGGIIRDVLLGIHPPTSLRNWPYLAVCAATALIVFAFHPQVARLRHAVLLADAVGLGVFATAGTTLALNAGATGYAACLIGMTSGIGGGALRDLLLREIPLVLRKEIYAMAALTGAVCVWAGHALNLPAGAVTTVSAVVVVAIRVLALWRHWNAPVARPPEERSL; from the coding sequence ATGCTGCTGACCGCGCTCGAATTCCTCGGGCTGGTGGCGTTCGCGGCGTCCGGGGCGCTGGCCGCGGTCCGGGCGCGGCTGGACGTGTTCGGAGTCGTCGTGGTCGGCCTGACCACGGCGCTCGGCGGCGGCATCATCCGCGACGTGCTCCTCGGCATCCATCCGCCGACGTCCCTGCGCAACTGGCCGTACCTGGCCGTTTGCGCGGCGACCGCGCTGATCGTGTTCGCCTTCCATCCGCAGGTCGCCCGGCTGCGGCACGCCGTGCTGCTCGCGGACGCGGTCGGGCTCGGCGTGTTCGCGACGGCCGGGACGACGCTGGCACTCAACGCGGGCGCGACCGGATACGCCGCCTGCCTGATCGGCATGACCAGCGGCATCGGCGGCGGCGCGCTCCGCGACCTGCTGCTGCGCGAGATCCCGCTCGTGCTCCGCAAGGAGATCTACGCGATGGCCGCGCTGACCGGCGCGGTCTGCGTCTGGGCGGGGCACGCGCTGAACCTCCCGGCCGGCGCGGTCACGACCGTCTCCGCGGTCGTCGTGGTCGCGATCCGCGTGCTCGCGCTCTGGCGGCACTGGAACGCTCCGGTCGCGCGGCCGCCGGAGGAACGCTCGTTGTGA